One stretch of Planctomycetota bacterium DNA includes these proteins:
- a CDS encoding ATP-binding protein — MNDDSSRASAIGGPPAHRDRLPAETGATPAANGPRTGLGTGTRPGGALPDWCPSWAERLGDAYLSGTSCVFLAHGNVRDLVPLGPESATTTPAADPAAAFGTVGDFLAREVFGSWDVVLAYDVGKGLRPLAGSDPSRLRTMVQWLSERLGNASAWPREPDAALAAIDAILERNLTDPPEQRKKIAVFLDHAQYLVPDGDAASASRGTAGRLVRVVGWATNPLLRRVNVAIVLLAETMAEVHPRLVTNPAVTAIEVPLPDADERRRFALATARAVGVPVGQMDAVERMSKLSAGLTLESIRAIVTLSAREGTAPDGAEFGAKKKDLIERSCRGLIEFIQPRLTLDNVAGHEAAKARLEADAKAIRRGQLDAAPMGYLICGPVGTGKSFIAECYAGSVGIPCVELKNFRSKYVGETEGNLEHALGVLRSLGPVVVIIDEADAALGNRESGGDSGTSARVFSMIARQMGDTRYRGKIVWMLLTSRPDRLPIDLKRQGRAEVHIPLFYPHDQAEMEAMFQAMARKCRVKLAPGLPGQVDLELGLSGADIESIVLAARRKGLERAAAAAEEGRPAPGGDEIGDADFQEALTDFLPSAQGLEKEAQEIAAVLECTEKRFLPERWREAVSRPGGRADLQERMAELRDMAGT, encoded by the coding sequence GTGAACGACGATTCATCGAGGGCGTCGGCGATCGGAGGCCCTCCGGCCCACCGGGACAGGCTCCCTGCCGAGACGGGCGCCACGCCGGCTGCCAATGGCCCGCGGACCGGGCTGGGCACCGGGACCCGTCCCGGCGGTGCCCTGCCTGATTGGTGTCCGTCGTGGGCGGAGCGGCTCGGCGACGCCTACCTGTCGGGCACCAGTTGCGTCTTCCTGGCGCATGGCAACGTCCGCGATCTGGTGCCGCTCGGCCCCGAGTCGGCGACGACGACACCTGCGGCTGATCCGGCGGCGGCTTTCGGAACCGTCGGTGACTTTCTCGCCCGCGAGGTCTTCGGCAGCTGGGACGTGGTCCTGGCCTACGACGTGGGCAAGGGGCTGCGGCCGTTGGCCGGCTCCGATCCGTCGCGGTTGCGCACGATGGTGCAATGGCTTTCCGAGCGGCTCGGCAACGCCTCGGCCTGGCCGCGCGAGCCCGATGCCGCCCTGGCCGCGATCGACGCGATCCTCGAGCGGAATCTCACCGATCCTCCCGAGCAGCGCAAGAAGATCGCCGTCTTCCTCGACCATGCCCAGTACCTCGTGCCTGACGGCGATGCCGCGAGCGCCTCGCGTGGTACCGCCGGCCGGCTCGTCCGGGTCGTCGGCTGGGCGACCAATCCACTGCTCCGCCGTGTCAACGTCGCGATCGTGCTGCTCGCCGAGACGATGGCCGAGGTCCATCCGCGTCTCGTCACCAATCCGGCGGTGACCGCGATCGAGGTGCCGCTCCCAGACGCCGACGAGCGGCGCCGCTTCGCCCTGGCCACCGCCCGCGCCGTGGGCGTGCCGGTCGGACAGATGGACGCGGTCGAGCGCATGTCGAAGCTCTCGGCCGGCCTCACGCTCGAGAGTATCCGGGCGATCGTCACGCTGTCGGCGCGGGAGGGCACGGCGCCCGACGGGGCTGAGTTCGGCGCGAAGAAGAAAGATCTCATCGAGCGGTCGTGCCGGGGGCTGATCGAGTTCATCCAGCCACGCCTGACGCTCGACAACGTCGCCGGTCACGAGGCCGCGAAGGCACGCCTCGAAGCCGATGCCAAGGCGATCCGTCGTGGCCAGCTCGATGCCGCGCCGATGGGCTACCTGATCTGCGGGCCGGTGGGTACCGGCAAGAGCTTCATCGCCGAGTGCTATGCCGGCAGCGTCGGGATCCCGTGCGTGGAGCTGAAGAACTTCCGCAGCAAGTACGTCGGCGAGACCGAGGGCAATCTCGAGCACGCCCTCGGCGTCCTCCGCAGCCTCGGCCCGGTGGTGGTGATCATCGACGAGGCCGATGCGGCCCTCGGCAACCGTGAGTCCGGTGGTGACTCGGGAACCAGCGCCAGGGTGTTCTCGATGATCGCCCGGCAGATGGGAGACACCCGCTACCGCGGCAAGATCGTCTGGATGCTCCTCACCAGCCGCCCCGATCGCCTCCCCATCGACCTCAAGCGACAGGGGCGGGCGGAAGTCCACATTCCCCTCTTCTACCCACACGATCAGGCCGAGATGGAGGCGATGTTCCAGGCGATGGCGCGGAAATGCCGCGTGAAGCTGGCGCCGGGCCTGCCAGGGCAGGTGGATCTCGAGCTCGGCCTGTCCGGGGCCGACATCGAGAGCATCGTCCTGGCGGCGCGGCGCAAGGGGCTCGAGCGCGCCGCCGCCGCCGCGGAGGAAGGGCGACCGGCTCCCGGCGGCGACGAGATCGGCGATGCCGATTTCCAGGAGGCACTCACCGACTTCCTTCCCTCGGCGCAGGGGTTGGAGAAGGAAGCCCAGGAGATCGCCGCCGTCCTCGAATGCACCGAGAAACGCTTCCTGCCCGAGCGCTGGCGCGAGGCCGTCAGCCGCCCCGGCGGGCGCGCCGACCTGCAGGAGCGGATGGCCGAATTACGCGACATGGCCGGCACCTGA
- a CDS encoding ABC transporter ATP-binding protein: MSAETGGEPAAAPPPGPAAAERPAAVEFLSVGKTYAGADGRAVVAIEGVTFTIPDVVDHGEISSFLGPSGCGKSTVLRLVAGLAPQHPPTSGSVRVLGRPVVGPGADRGMVFQDYTSFDNRTVLANVAFGLECRGVGRRAREAEALEWIARVGLDPTRDAGKYPHELSGGMRQRVAIARTLILRPRVILMDEPFGALDPATRLDMQDLLVRLWREVEATILFVTHSVEEAVYLGDRVFVMATTPGRIVEEIHMPAASAPARETQSQPWFHEKVHHLQDRLGRIEAEATRPF, translated from the coding sequence ATGAGCGCGGAGACGGGGGGAGAACCAGCCGCGGCCCCGCCGCCGGGCCCCGCGGCCGCCGAACGCCCCGCCGCGGTCGAGTTTCTCTCCGTCGGCAAGACCTACGCCGGCGCCGATGGCCGGGCTGTCGTGGCGATCGAGGGGGTAACGTTCACGATTCCCGACGTCGTCGACCATGGAGAGATCTCGTCGTTTCTCGGCCCGAGCGGCTGCGGGAAGAGCACCGTGCTGAGGCTTGTCGCCGGCCTCGCTCCCCAGCATCCGCCGACCAGCGGCAGCGTGCGCGTGCTCGGCCGGCCGGTCGTCGGCCCCGGCGCGGACCGGGGGATGGTGTTCCAGGACTACACGAGCTTCGACAACCGGACCGTGCTGGCCAACGTCGCCTTCGGGCTGGAGTGCAGGGGCGTCGGCCGACGGGCGCGGGAAGCGGAGGCGCTCGAGTGGATCGCCCGGGTCGGGCTCGACCCGACGCGCGACGCCGGCAAGTACCCGCACGAGTTGTCGGGGGGAATGCGGCAGCGGGTGGCGATCGCCCGGACGCTGATCCTCAGGCCGCGGGTGATCCTCATGGACGAGCCGTTCGGGGCCCTCGATCCGGCGACGCGCTTGGACATGCAGGACCTGCTGGTGCGGCTGTGGCGCGAGGTCGAGGCGACGATCCTGTTCGTGACCCATTCGGTCGAGGAGGCGGTGTATCTTGGAGACCGGGTGTTCGTGATGGCGACGACGCCGGGGCGGATCGTCGAGGAGATCCACATGCCGGCGGCGTCGGCGCCGGCGCGGGAAACGCAGTCACAGCCCTGGTTCCACGAGAAGGTTCACCATCTCCAGGATCGCCTCGGGCGGATCGAGGCCGAAGCGACGAGACCCTTCTGA
- a CDS encoding Gfo/Idh/MocA family oxidoreductase, whose product MATRRSRSSASRRDFIATGATGAGALAGIAGGVWIAPEVRADDKPATSANSEIRFACIGIGGKGQSDSADAARNGKVVAVADVDSNQLKRGEKAFEGAKTFQDYRKMLAEVGKEIDAVTVSTPDHTHFAAAMMAMGMGKHCFCQKPLTRAISEARLMGELARAKKLATQMGNQGTAESSLRKAAAFIKSGGLGTVKELHVWTNRPVWPQGGGRPAEAPVPANLDWNLWLGPAPVRPYGTGYHPFSWRGFWDFGTGALGDMACHTFNMPFMALNLRDPSSVQALTSGHNKETYPKWSIIDFDFPTIGARAGLKVVWYDGGKLPEEGLFAGFPGETKKDADGKEETLPFKTASSGILCIGDKDTLYAPGDYCEKGFKLKSGKAPADAEFTPSPGHFIEWVNAIKGGPQPMSNFPDYAGPLTETILLGNLAVWAADAAETKGKKIEWDPVKLVAKNAPEVEAIIRPTARDGWSA is encoded by the coding sequence ATGGCCACGCGACGTTCCCGTTCCAGCGCCTCCCGTCGTGACTTCATCGCCACCGGTGCCACCGGTGCCGGAGCGCTGGCCGGCATCGCCGGTGGCGTGTGGATCGCTCCCGAGGTCCGCGCCGACGACAAGCCGGCGACGAGCGCCAACTCCGAGATCCGCTTCGCCTGCATCGGCATCGGTGGCAAGGGGCAGAGCGATTCGGCCGACGCAGCCCGCAACGGAAAGGTGGTCGCGGTCGCCGACGTCGACAGCAACCAACTGAAGCGCGGCGAGAAGGCCTTCGAGGGAGCGAAGACGTTCCAGGACTACCGGAAGATGCTCGCCGAGGTCGGCAAGGAGATCGATGCCGTCACCGTCAGCACGCCCGACCACACCCACTTCGCCGCGGCGATGATGGCGATGGGGATGGGGAAGCACTGCTTCTGCCAGAAGCCGCTGACCCGGGCGATCTCCGAGGCGCGGCTGATGGGTGAACTGGCCCGCGCCAAGAAGCTCGCCACGCAGATGGGCAACCAGGGCACCGCCGAGAGCTCGCTGCGGAAGGCCGCCGCGTTCATCAAGTCGGGAGGGTTGGGCACGGTCAAGGAACTGCACGTCTGGACCAACCGGCCGGTCTGGCCGCAGGGCGGGGGGCGCCCGGCGGAGGCGCCGGTTCCCGCCAACCTCGACTGGAATCTGTGGCTCGGCCCGGCGCCGGTCCGGCCCTACGGCACCGGCTACCACCCCTTCAGCTGGCGTGGCTTCTGGGATTTCGGCACCGGTGCGCTCGGCGACATGGCCTGCCACACGTTCAACATGCCGTTCATGGCGCTCAACCTCCGCGACCCGTCGAGCGTCCAGGCGCTGACCAGCGGCCACAACAAGGAGACCTATCCGAAGTGGTCGATCATCGACTTCGATTTCCCGACGATCGGAGCCCGGGCGGGGTTGAAGGTGGTGTGGTACGACGGCGGCAAGCTCCCCGAGGAGGGGTTGTTCGCCGGCTTCCCCGGTGAGACCAAGAAGGACGCCGACGGAAAGGAGGAGACGCTGCCGTTCAAGACCGCCTCGAGTGGCATCCTCTGCATCGGCGACAAGGACACGCTCTACGCCCCCGGCGACTACTGTGAGAAGGGCTTCAAGCTCAAGAGCGGCAAGGCACCCGCCGACGCCGAGTTCACGCCGTCGCCGGGCCATTTCATCGAGTGGGTCAATGCGATCAAGGGCGGCCCGCAGCCGATGTCGAACTTCCCCGACTACGCCGGACCGCTCACCGAGACGATCCTGCTGGGGAACCTCGCGGTCTGGGCCGCCGACGCGGCCGAAACCAAGGGGAAGAAGATCGAGTGGGATCCGGTGAAGTTGGTCGCCAAGAACGCCCCCGAGGTGGAGGCGATCATCCGGCCGACCGCCCGCGATGGCTGGTCGGCCTGA
- a CDS encoding replication-associated recombination protein A → MADLFAAARAAHVARAAPLAARMRPRRLADYVGQDHVVGPGRLLRRLIESDRLGSVILHGPPGVGKTTLAEIIARETKRRFVELSATAAGVKEVREVLDAARRRLEDDGGHTCLFVDEIHRFNKAQQDVLLPDVEAGVIALIGATTQNPYFSLTSALVSRSRLFALEPLTAAEIATILDRALADAEHGLGREQVVLTAAAREFLAASADGDARRALGALEVGVLSSGTRPLELTLELARESVQRKGVVYDDGDTHYDCASALIKSIRGSDPDAGLYWLARMLEGGEDVRFLARRLVILASEDVGNADPRALLVAVAAMQATEFVGLPECQLTLAQAVTYLAVAPKSNACTSAIAAARRDVREQAVIPVPRHLRDGHSASARALGRGDGYRYAHDAPDAIAAQDYLGVPRCYYEPTDRGEEQRIAVRLAEIRRRLGAAGDEPPGGDGGGAAAP, encoded by the coding sequence ATGGCCGATCTGTTCGCCGCCGCGCGGGCCGCCCACGTCGCCCGTGCCGCGCCCCTGGCGGCGCGGATGCGGCCGCGCCGGCTCGCCGACTACGTCGGGCAGGACCACGTCGTCGGTCCCGGGCGGCTGCTCCGTCGACTGATCGAGTCGGACCGGCTGGGGTCGGTGATCCTCCATGGTCCGCCGGGAGTGGGGAAGACGACGCTCGCCGAGATCATCGCGCGCGAGACGAAGCGCCGGTTCGTCGAGCTGTCGGCGACGGCGGCGGGAGTGAAGGAGGTTCGCGAGGTTCTCGACGCGGCGCGGCGCCGGCTCGAGGACGACGGCGGCCACACCTGCTTGTTCGTCGATGAGATCCACCGCTTCAACAAGGCGCAGCAGGACGTGCTTCTGCCCGACGTCGAGGCCGGCGTGATCGCGCTGATCGGCGCGACGACGCAGAATCCCTATTTCTCGCTCACCAGCGCGCTGGTGAGCCGCAGCCGGCTGTTCGCCCTCGAACCGCTCACCGCCGCCGAGATCGCCACGATCCTCGACCGCGCCCTGGCCGATGCCGAACACGGCCTGGGGCGCGAGCAGGTGGTGCTCACGGCCGCGGCCCGCGAGTTCCTCGCCGCCTCGGCCGACGGCGACGCGCGGCGCGCCCTGGGCGCCCTCGAGGTCGGCGTGCTGTCGAGCGGCACGCGGCCGCTGGAGCTCACGCTCGAACTGGCGCGTGAGAGCGTGCAGCGCAAGGGGGTCGTGTACGACGACGGCGACACCCACTACGACTGCGCCAGCGCCCTGATCAAGAGCATCCGCGGCAGCGACCCCGACGCCGGCCTGTACTGGCTGGCGCGGATGCTCGAGGGGGGGGAGGACGTGCGCTTCCTGGCCCGGCGGCTGGTGATCCTCGCCAGCGAGGACGTCGGCAACGCCGACCCGCGGGCCTTGCTCGTCGCCGTGGCGGCGATGCAGGCGACCGAGTTCGTCGGTCTGCCCGAGTGCCAGTTGACGCTCGCCCAGGCGGTCACCTACCTGGCCGTCGCCCCCAAGAGCAACGCCTGCACAAGCGCCATCGCCGCCGCGCGGCGTGACGTCCGCGAGCAGGCGGTGATCCCGGTGCCACGACACCTCCGCGACGGCCACTCGGCATCGGCTCGGGCCCTCGGCCGCGGCGACGGCTACCGCTACGCGCACGACGCCCCGGACGCGATCGCCGCGCAGGACTACCTCGGGGTGCCGCGCTGCTACTACGAGCCGACCGACCGCGGCGAGGAGCAGCGGATCGCGGTGCGCTTGGCCGAGATCCGTCGGCGGCTCGGAGCGGCGGGCGACGAACCCCCCGGCGGGGATGGCGGCGGCGCGGCAGCACCGTGA
- a CDS encoding D-tyrosyl-tRNA(Tyr) deacylase: MRAVVQRVSEAEVTIDGAAVGSIGRGLVVLVGVEVGDTAADAGWLAGKIVRLRIFPDAAGLFDRSVIDVGGEVLVVSQFTLHASTARGNRPSFLAAARPEEAIPLYDSFLDTLAVQLGRPVQCGRFGAAMAVRLVNDGPVTIPLDSRRRE; this comes from the coding sequence ATGCGCGCGGTGGTCCAGCGGGTGAGCGAGGCCGAGGTCACGATCGACGGCGCCGCCGTGGGCTCGATCGGGCGCGGGCTGGTGGTGCTGGTCGGTGTCGAGGTCGGCGACACCGCCGCAGACGCCGGTTGGCTGGCGGGCAAAATCGTCCGGTTGCGCATCTTCCCGGACGCGGCGGGGCTGTTCGACCGGAGCGTCATCGACGTCGGGGGGGAGGTGCTGGTGGTCAGCCAGTTCACCCTCCACGCCAGCACCGCCCGCGGGAACCGTCCGAGTTTCCTGGCCGCGGCCCGCCCCGAGGAGGCGATCCCGCTCTACGACTCGTTCCTCGACACGCTCGCCGTGCAGCTCGGTCGCCCGGTGCAGTGCGGCCGGTTCGGGGCGGCGATGGCGGTCCGTCTGGTCAACGACGGGCCGGTCACGATTCCACTCGACTCCCGGCGGCGGGAGTGA
- a CDS encoding ABC transporter permease subunit: MSDTVARDAMPRPPAAPMRGETTVAMAALWGMTSLALVAALWFLATAGEAESRFIGPATLPSPTETVSAAPRVFGEGRLPTNTAVTLKRVVLGFGLAAAVGVPLGVLAACFAELRAFLAPLTIFGRNIPVAALIPLTFFFFGIGELQKVMFLFIACVAFVVSDTTAAVREVPQRYVDTALTLGASRLQIILKVLLPLAAPAIFNSLRLLFGIAFGYVMLAEVVKLGGDAGGLGDLINVSQRRGQREPILIVLFTIPLVAYLIDRGLWWLQCDLFPYRYGGQGLLPRAWTWFVHDVVGAWWGARSGEAGP; this comes from the coding sequence ATGAGCGACACCGTCGCCCGTGACGCCATGCCCCGGCCCCCCGCGGCGCCGATGCGCGGCGAGACGACGGTGGCGATGGCGGCGTTGTGGGGGATGACCAGCCTCGCGCTGGTCGCCGCGCTGTGGTTCCTCGCCACCGCCGGCGAGGCGGAGAGCCGGTTCATCGGGCCGGCCACGCTCCCCAGCCCGACCGAGACGGTCAGCGCCGCGCCGCGCGTGTTTGGCGAGGGGCGGCTCCCCACCAACACCGCCGTGACGCTCAAGCGCGTGGTGCTCGGTTTCGGACTGGCGGCCGCAGTCGGCGTGCCGCTCGGGGTGTTGGCGGCCTGCTTCGCGGAGTTGCGGGCGTTTCTCGCGCCGCTGACGATCTTCGGCCGCAACATCCCGGTCGCGGCCCTGATCCCGCTGACGTTCTTCTTCTTCGGCATCGGCGAGCTGCAGAAGGTGATGTTCCTGTTCATCGCCTGCGTCGCGTTCGTCGTCAGCGACACGACCGCCGCGGTCCGCGAGGTCCCGCAGCGCTACGTCGACACCGCGCTGACGCTCGGGGCGTCGCGGCTCCAGATCATCCTCAAGGTGCTGCTTCCCCTCGCGGCGCCGGCGATCTTCAATTCGCTCCGGCTGCTGTTCGGGATCGCGTTCGGCTACGTGATGCTCGCCGAGGTGGTGAAGCTCGGGGGCGACGCGGGGGGCCTCGGCGACCTGATCAACGTCTCGCAGCGGCGCGGCCAGCGCGAGCCGATCCTGATCGTCCTGTTCACGATCCCGCTGGTCGCGTACCTCATCGACCGTGGTCTGTGGTGGCTGCAGTGCGACCTGTTCCCCTACCGGTACGGTGGCCAGGGACTGCTGCCACGGGCCTGGACCTGGTTCGTCCACGACGTCGTCGGGGCGTGGTGGGGCGCGAGGTCAGGGGAGGCCGGGCCATGA